In Flavobacterium sp. CBA20B-1, one DNA window encodes the following:
- a CDS encoding adenylate kinase → MIAIVLFGKPGAGKGTQAEFLKDKYNLTHISTGDVFRYNIKNETELGKKAKEFMDHGELVPDEITIDMLKNEVKKNMDKAGFLFDGFPRTIAQAEALDAFLQSIHLEVTATIALEADDDVLVQRILERGKTSGRPDDQDEAKIRTRYEEYNEKTAPLIDYYKKQNKYHAVNGIGSIQEITERLSAVIDQF, encoded by the coding sequence ATGATTGCAATAGTTTTATTCGGAAAGCCAGGTGCCGGAAAAGGTACACAGGCAGAATTTTTAAAAGATAAATACAACCTTACGCACATATCAACGGGCGATGTTTTTAGATATAACATTAAAAACGAAACCGAATTAGGAAAAAAAGCAAAAGAATTCATGGATCACGGCGAATTGGTTCCCGATGAAATTACTATTGATATGCTAAAGAACGAAGTGAAAAAAAATATGGACAAAGCTGGGTTTTTGTTTGATGGTTTTCCAAGAACCATTGCACAAGCCGAAGCGTTGGATGCTTTTCTACAATCGATTCATTTAGAAGTAACAGCAACTATTGCTTTAGAAGCTGATGATGATGTTTTGGTGCAACGCATTTTAGAACGCGGCAAAACATCGGGCAGACCAGACGATCAAGACGAAGCAAAGATTCGTACACGTTATGAAGAATACAACGAAAAAACAGCTCCATTGATCGATTATTATAAAAAGCAAAACAAATACCACGCTGTAAACGGTATTGGATCTATCCAAGAAATTACCGAAAGATTAAGCGCCGTAATTGATCAATTTTAA
- the hpt gene encoding hypoxanthine phosphoribosyltransferase gives MELQILDKTFVPFISAAEIDKEIQRIAKDLHNNFQNEVPVFLVVLNGAFMFAADLLKHYTTPAQVSFVKVASYQGTETTGKVNQLLGLDVDLTNKHVVIVEDIVDTGTTITAIQQVINTQKVKSMQVAALFFKPEAYTQTVEINHVGFRIPNKFIVGYGLDYNKQGRNLPEVYQIK, from the coding sequence ATGGAACTTCAAATATTAGATAAAACGTTTGTGCCTTTTATTTCTGCTGCTGAAATTGATAAGGAAATTCAGCGTATTGCTAAAGATTTGCACAACAATTTTCAAAACGAAGTTCCGGTTTTTTTAGTAGTGTTAAACGGTGCATTTATGTTTGCAGCCGATTTATTGAAGCATTACACAACCCCCGCACAAGTTTCGTTTGTTAAAGTGGCTTCTTATCAAGGAACAGAAACCACAGGCAAAGTAAATCAATTACTAGGGCTTGATGTGGATCTTACCAACAAACACGTGGTAATTGTAGAAGACATAGTAGATACAGGCACTACTATTACCGCAATTCAACAAGTAATAAACACACAAAAAGTAAAAAGTATGCAGGTTGCTGCGTTGTTTTTTAAGCCCGAAGCCTACACACAAACGGTGGAAATTAACCATGTGGGTTTTCGCATTCCCAATAAATTTATTGTGGGATATGGGTTGGATTACAACAAACAAGGCAGAAATTTACCAGAAGTTTATCAAATAAAATAA
- a CDS encoding hemolysin family protein, which yields MDAIPLSTLSMVMADSLSDEVSVWKLILTLFLVFLNGFFVAAEFAIVKVRASQIEVYKGIKSSSANAAKKILTHLDSYLAATQLGITLASLGLGWVGESSLTPLILKLFHVLGFSGPEYAALAHNISFPIAFAIITILHIVFGELAPKSLAIQYPTQTTFAVSWPLRIFYTVFKPVIWTMNGLANVILRAIGITPVHGGDIHTEEELKMIISESQEGGAIEQTERDLIQNVFDFDDRRVINVYTLKKNVSSLDVHTPIKEAVDFCISEGYSRYPVYDETKENILGLLYTKDLFREFTKNGENFTIATILREPIFVSETTLIKNLLKKFQLEHSQVAIVTNEVGEFSGLVTLEDILEELVGEIQDEYDNEEPIVNNIADGIFIVNSHENISDINRFLPYLFEESEHYDTLAGLISETRNNTSEEDIQEGDHIDFEYYTGTVLKMYRNSVESIQLVVKPEFMEENPVNDSELE from the coding sequence ATGGATGCAATACCCCTGAGTACCTTATCAATGGTTATGGCTGACAGTTTATCTGATGAAGTATCGGTCTGGAAGCTTATTTTAACTTTATTTTTAGTTTTTTTAAACGGATTTTTCGTTGCAGCAGAGTTTGCAATTGTTAAAGTTCGCGCTTCACAAATCGAAGTTTACAAAGGCATTAAATCTTCTTCTGCAAATGCAGCAAAAAAAATACTTACTCATTTAGATTCATACTTAGCTGCCACCCAATTAGGAATCACCTTAGCATCGCTTGGGTTGGGTTGGGTTGGTGAAAGTTCGCTTACGCCGCTTATTTTAAAATTGTTTCATGTTCTTGGTTTTTCTGGGCCGGAATATGCAGCGCTGGCACACAATATTTCGTTCCCGATTGCTTTTGCCATTATCACCATTTTGCATATAGTTTTCGGAGAATTAGCTCCTAAATCATTGGCTATTCAGTATCCCACACAAACAACTTTTGCTGTTTCTTGGCCATTGCGTATTTTCTATACAGTTTTTAAACCCGTAATCTGGACCATGAATGGTTTGGCAAACGTAATTCTTAGAGCCATTGGTATCACACCGGTTCACGGGGGCGATATTCACACCGAAGAAGAACTAAAAATGATCATCTCTGAAAGTCAGGAAGGCGGTGCTATTGAACAAACCGAACGCGATTTGATTCAAAATGTGTTCGATTTTGACGACCGCCGCGTTATAAATGTATATACCTTAAAGAAAAACGTTTCTAGTTTAGATGTGCACACACCTATTAAAGAAGCTGTTGATTTTTGTATTTCCGAAGGATACTCGCGCTATCCGGTTTACGATGAAACGAAAGAAAACATTTTAGGTTTACTTTATACAAAAGATTTGTTTAGAGAGTTTACAAAAAATGGTGAAAACTTCACAATAGCCACTATCTTAAGGGAACCCATTTTCGTTTCGGAAACTACTTTGATTAAAAACCTTTTAAAGAAATTTCAGTTAGAACATTCGCAGGTTGCTATTGTAACAAACGAGGTGGGCGAATTTTCAGGCTTGGTAACTTTAGAAGATATCTTAGAAGAATTGGTGGGTGAAATTCAAGACGAATACGACAATGAAGAGCCGATTGTAAACAACATCGCCGACGGTATTTTTATTGTGAATTCGCACGAAAATATTTCAGACATCAATCGTTTTCTTCCTTATTTATTTGAAGAAAGCGAGCATTACGACACATTGGCCGGATTAATCTCGGAAACCCGAAACAACACTTCGGAAGAAGACATTCAAGAAGGCGACCATATTGATTTTGAATACTACACCGGAACTGTTTTAAAAATGTACCGCAATTCGGTGGAATCAATACAATTAGTCGTTAAACCAGAATTTATGGAAGAAAATCCTGTTAATGACAGCGAATTAGAATAA
- a CDS encoding 5-(carboxyamino)imidazole ribonucleotide synthase: MNYFSSDFKLGILGGGQLGKMMLTETRKFDIQTYVVDPSTEAPCQFGATKFFQGSLTDYDTVMHLGNQVDVLTIEIENVNLEALETLENQGKKVYPSPKTLRLIKNKGNQKDFYTQNNIPTAPYKRYKTLPALRIDVENGVIQLPFVWKATEGGYDGNGVKVVRQAIDLEHLPETECIAETMIPFKNELAVIVARSASGEIKTYPVVEMEFHPEANQVEYVICPARIDETVANKAREIALKVSESFNHVGLLAVEMFQTADDEILVNEVAPRPHNSGHYSIEASYTSQFEQHIRAILDLPLGNTDSKVAGIMVNLVGEEGFSGDVVYENIEKIMAIDGVTPHIYGKRETRPFRKMGHVTIVNENMTEARKVAQQVKEIIRVISK, encoded by the coding sequence ATGAATTATTTTTCGTCTGATTTTAAATTAGGAATTTTAGGTGGTGGACAGTTAGGAAAAATGATGCTTACAGAAACCCGAAAATTTGATATTCAAACCTATGTTGTCGATCCAAGCACAGAAGCACCTTGCCAATTTGGAGCTACAAAATTTTTTCAAGGTTCGCTTACCGATTACGATACCGTGATGCATTTAGGAAATCAGGTGGATGTTTTAACCATCGAAATTGAAAATGTAAATCTAGAAGCTTTAGAAACCTTAGAAAATCAAGGCAAAAAAGTGTATCCGTCGCCAAAAACCTTGCGATTGATTAAAAACAAAGGCAATCAGAAAGATTTTTATACTCAAAACAATATTCCAACTGCGCCTTACAAACGCTATAAAACACTACCCGCTTTAAGAATAGATGTGGAAAACGGCGTAATACAACTTCCTTTTGTATGGAAAGCAACCGAAGGTGGTTACGATGGAAATGGTGTAAAAGTGGTGCGCCAAGCCATTGATTTGGAACATTTACCAGAAACCGAATGCATTGCCGAAACCATGATTCCGTTTAAAAACGAATTGGCGGTGATTGTGGCACGTTCGGCATCGGGCGAAATAAAAACCTATCCGGTGGTAGAAATGGAGTTTCACCCAGAAGCCAATCAGGTAGAATATGTGATTTGTCCGGCACGTATCGATGAAACTGTTGCAAACAAAGCCCGTGAAATTGCTTTGAAAGTTTCAGAAAGCTTCAATCATGTAGGCTTGTTGGCAGTAGAAATGTTTCAAACGGCCGATGATGAAATTTTAGTAAACGAAGTAGCTCCGCGTCCGCACAATTCGGGTCATTATTCAATCGAAGCGAGTTATACTTCGCAATTTGAACAACACATTCGCGCAATTTTAGATTTACCTTTGGGAAATACCGATAGCAAAGTAGCTGGAATCATGGTGAATTTGGTAGGCGAAGAAGGTTTTTCGGGTGACGTTGTTTATGAAAACATCGAAAAAATCATGGCGATTGATGGTGTTACACCGCATATTTACGGAAAACGTGAAACACGTCCGTTCCGCAAAATGGGACACGTGACCATTGTAAACGAAAACATGACCGAAGCACGTAAAGTTGCCCAACAAGTAAAAGAAATCATTCGAGTGATTTCGAAGTAG
- a CDS encoding RDD family protein, producing the protein MEQEPLYLIASRKRRIAAFFIDHFIMTSLIVSLAFIALGSNFMEEDNPSKFIITLFSILIPGMFLYLSKDSIKGNSIGKWAMGIMIRDERNPDIVPSYSKLLLRNLLLIIWPVEFIVLATNNEKKRLGDKIANTIVVKNPNKPTKLPRILIIVGAAISFCVLLFFIVGNTMKNSAAYKVSVAEIEKNEQIISETGGIKGYGMIPTGNIKSVNGYGQAQLEIKVLGNQKDVNVSVYLEKEPNKDWKIIEMQ; encoded by the coding sequence ATGGAACAAGAACCACTTTATTTGATAGCTAGCCGTAAAAGACGAATCGCCGCATTTTTTATTGATCATTTTATAATGACTTCTTTAATAGTTTCGTTAGCATTTATAGCTTTAGGTTCGAATTTTATGGAAGAAGATAATCCAAGTAAATTCATAATTACTTTATTTTCTATTTTGATTCCGGGTATGTTTTTATATCTTTCTAAAGATTCCATAAAAGGTAATAGCATAGGAAAATGGGCTATGGGAATTATGATTCGTGATGAAAGAAATCCTGATATAGTTCCATCGTACAGCAAATTATTATTAAGAAATTTACTGCTTATTATTTGGCCTGTTGAATTCATTGTACTTGCAACCAACAACGAAAAGAAAAGATTAGGCGATAAAATTGCAAATACAATAGTTGTAAAAAATCCTAATAAGCCTACAAAATTACCACGAATTTTAATTATTGTGGGCGCAGCAATATCATTCTGTGTTCTTCTATTTTTTATCGTTGGCAATACCATGAAAAACTCAGCAGCATATAAAGTTTCTGTTGCAGAAATTGAAAAAAACGAACAAATAATATCTGAAACAGGAGGAATAAAAGGCTATGGAATGATTCCTACGGGGAATATAAAATCTGTAAACGGTTATGGACAAGCACAACTTGAAATTAAAGTTTTAGGAAATCAAAAAGATGTTAACGTGAGCGTTTATTTAGAAAAAGAACCTAATAAAGATTGGAAAATAATAGAAATGCAATAA
- the purE gene encoding 5-(carboxyamino)imidazole ribonucleotide mutase, translating into MKVAVVMGSISDMPVMQQAIDILKEFGVETHVDIVSAHRTPEKLVDFSNNAHNNGINVIIAGAGGAAHLPGMVASMSPLPVIGVPVKSSNSIDGWDSVLSILQMPGGVPVATVALNGAKNAGLLAVQILASQNATLLQKMMDYKLGLKEAVIKAAEDLK; encoded by the coding sequence ATGAAAGTAGCAGTAGTAATGGGCAGCATTTCGGATATGCCAGTAATGCAGCAAGCAATAGACATATTAAAAGAATTTGGCGTAGAAACGCATGTGGATATTGTATCGGCACACAGAACACCAGAAAAATTGGTCGATTTTTCTAACAACGCACACAATAACGGTATCAATGTAATTATTGCAGGTGCAGGCGGTGCAGCACATTTACCAGGGATGGTAGCCAGTATGAGTCCGTTGCCAGTGATTGGCGTTCCAGTAAAATCGAGTAATTCTATTGACGGTTGGGATTCGGTTTTATCAATTTTGCAAATGCCAGGCGGTGTTCCTGTGGCAACTGTGGCATTGAACGGAGCAAAAAATGCAGGTTTGTTGGCCGTGCAAATTTTGGCAAGTCAAAATGCAACGTTGTTACAAAAAATGATGGATTACAAATTAGGTTTAAAAGAAGCGGTTATAAAAGCAGCTGAAGACTTAAAGTAA
- a CDS encoding XAC2610-related protein, with protein MKKMLFLILLMPFFATAQKSFDLIGFSDDFSGKIIVEGNQENSDLETNCTLNIYQKKNGKLIFSKPAFYSEYDMEESKVKSNIKEIPYGEQSILIFEDFNFDGKEDIALRNGNYSCYGGPAYEIYLADKNAFVYNESFTELGSNYCGMFTVDNEKKQLQTMTKSGCCWHQFSTYIVEDNKAVPIEIIEESYSGFLVDYSVQKRINGKMVTSTHQEFAYDNKPEFTMIFENGKKMHLMGIYGDEHLTYIFTNAEDVVELFIDEGFTYNKAHKTVSFQNKNTIYIVSENEIVVKDNGKTYHLNKIKQTVGSFNNLKWNSLTNVQIK; from the coding sequence ATGAAGAAAATGTTGTTTTTAATACTATTGATGCCCTTTTTTGCAACGGCACAAAAATCGTTTGATTTGATTGGTTTTTCTGACGATTTTTCCGGGAAAATTATTGTTGAGGGCAATCAAGAAAATTCTGATCTTGAAACAAACTGTACGCTGAATATCTATCAAAAGAAAAATGGAAAGTTGATTTTTTCTAAACCTGCTTTTTATTCAGAATACGATATGGAAGAATCTAAGGTAAAATCAAATATAAAAGAAATTCCTTATGGCGAACAAAGCATTTTAATTTTTGAAGATTTTAATTTCGACGGAAAAGAAGATATTGCCTTGCGAAACGGGAATTACAGTTGCTATGGCGGACCAGCGTATGAGATTTATCTGGCTGATAAAAACGCTTTTGTTTACAATGAAAGTTTTACCGAATTAGGATCAAATTACTGCGGAATGTTTACAGTTGACAATGAAAAGAAACAGTTGCAAACCATGACAAAAAGCGGTTGCTGCTGGCATCAGTTTTCTACATACATTGTAGAAGATAACAAGGCGGTTCCTATCGAAATCATCGAAGAATCATATTCGGGTTTTTTGGTAGATTATTCTGTTCAAAAACGCATAAATGGTAAGATGGTTACCAGTACCCATCAAGAATTTGCTTATGATAACAAACCTGAATTTACCATGATTTTTGAAAACGGCAAGAAAATGCACTTAATGGGTATTTATGGCGACGAACATTTGACATATATTTTTACCAATGCAGAAGATGTGGTGGAACTTTTTATTGACGAAGGTTTTACGTACAACAAAGCCCATAAAACGGTATCGTTTCAGAATAAAAACACTATCTATATCGTTTCAGAAAATGAAATTGTGGTGAAAGATAATGGTAAAACCTATCACTTGAACAAAATAAAACAAACCGTCGGATCTTTCAATAATTTAAAGTGGAACAGTTTGACTAATGTGCAGATAAAATAG
- the gcvP gene encoding aminomethyl-transferring glycine dehydrogenase, which produces MKTNAFALRHIGPRATDLQHMFSTVGVKDMDQLLYETFPDKIRLEKDLVLDPAMTEYDYLAHATALGAENKVFKSMIGLGYNESIVPAVIQRNIFENPGWYTAYTPYQAEIAQGRLEALLNFQTTVIELTGMEIANASLLDESTAVAEAMALLFDVRTRDQKKNNANKLFVSEEILPQTLSVLQTRSTPIGIEVVVGNHETFEFTEDFFAAILQYPGKYGQVHDYEEFINQAHSKDIKVAVAADILSLARLKSPGEMGADAVVGTTQRFGIPLGFGGPHAGFFATKEEYKRSMPGRIIGVSQDTNGNRALRMALQTREQHIKREKATSNICTAQVLLAVMAGMYAVYHGPKGLRRIANEAHAKAVTIETELTKLGFEQLNDAYFDTILVKADAAKVKAVAEAKEFNFYYADANTVSISVNETISINDINTVIGIFAEVAGKSFDAVTELSQEALVPVKLERTSTFLEHDVFNTYHSESQLMRYIKKLERKDLALNHSMISLGSCTMKLNAAAEMLPLSNPSWNNIHPFAPADQTKGYLTMLHKLEQQLNVITGFAGTTLQPNSGAQGEYAGLMVIRAYHESRGEGHRNIALIPASAHGTNPASAAMAGMKVVVTKTTAEGNIDVEDLRAKAELHKDNLSCVMITYPSTHGVYESSIIEITSLIHENGGQVYMDGANMNAQVGLTNPARIGADVCHLNLHKTFAIPHGGGGPGVGPICVAKHLVPFLPTNPVIKVGGDNAITAISAAPFGSALVCLISYGYICMLGADGLKESTMTAILNANYMKARLSEGYEVLYSGERGRAAHEMIIDCRMFKAKGIEVTDIAKRLMDYGFHAPTVSFPVAGTLMIEPTESEDLAELDRFCDAMLSIRKEIEAVTAEDTNNVLKNAPHTLAMLTAETWEFPYSREKAAYPLEYVAENKFWPSVRRVDDAYGDRNLVCSCAPIEAYMEA; this is translated from the coding sequence ATGAAGACAAATGCTTTTGCTTTGAGACACATTGGCCCCAGAGCAACCGACTTACAACACATGTTTAGCACGGTGGGTGTGAAAGATATGGATCAATTGTTATACGAAACATTTCCAGACAAAATTCGCTTAGAAAAAGACCTGGTTTTAGATCCTGCCATGACCGAATATGATTATTTGGCACACGCAACCGCTTTAGGAGCTGAAAATAAAGTATTCAAATCGATGATTGGTTTGGGTTATAACGAATCAATTGTTCCGGCGGTAATTCAACGAAATATATTCGAAAACCCAGGCTGGTACACTGCTTACACTCCTTATCAGGCAGAAATTGCACAAGGACGTTTAGAGGCTTTATTGAACTTTCAAACCACCGTAATTGAGTTAACGGGAATGGAAATTGCCAATGCTTCTTTATTAGACGAATCTACTGCGGTTGCCGAAGCTATGGCATTGTTGTTTGATGTTCGTACAAGAGATCAAAAGAAAAACAACGCAAACAAATTATTTGTTTCAGAAGAAATTTTACCTCAAACGTTATCGGTTTTGCAAACACGTTCTACCCCAATTGGTATTGAAGTTGTTGTTGGAAACCACGAAACATTTGAGTTTACAGAAGATTTCTTCGCTGCAATTTTACAATATCCTGGTAAATACGGTCAGGTTCATGATTATGAAGAGTTCATCAACCAAGCACATTCAAAAGATATTAAAGTAGCGGTTGCTGCTGATATTTTATCATTAGCGCGTTTAAAATCTCCGGGCGAAATGGGTGCCGATGCAGTTGTTGGTACCACACAGCGTTTTGGTATTCCGTTAGGTTTTGGTGGACCACACGCTGGTTTCTTTGCTACTAAAGAAGAATATAAACGTTCTATGCCGGGTAGAATCATTGGTGTTTCTCAAGATACCAACGGAAACCGTGCATTGCGTATGGCATTACAAACACGTGAGCAGCACATTAAACGCGAAAAAGCAACATCAAACATTTGTACTGCACAGGTTTTATTGGCAGTTATGGCGGGTATGTACGCGGTTTATCACGGACCAAAAGGTTTACGCCGCATTGCAAACGAAGCACACGCAAAAGCAGTTACTATTGAAACCGAATTAACTAAGTTAGGTTTTGAGCAATTAAACGATGCGTATTTTGATACTATTCTGGTAAAAGCCGATGCTGCTAAAGTAAAAGCTGTTGCCGAAGCTAAAGAATTCAATTTCTATTATGCTGATGCTAATACGGTTTCAATTTCTGTAAACGAAACGATTTCAATCAATGATATCAATACGGTAATTGGTATTTTTGCCGAAGTAGCCGGAAAATCATTTGATGCAGTTACCGAACTTTCTCAAGAAGCTTTGGTTCCTGTGAAATTAGAAAGAACATCAACCTTTTTAGAGCATGATGTTTTCAACACGTATCATTCAGAATCTCAATTGATGCGTTATATTAAAAAGTTAGAACGTAAAGACTTGGCATTAAACCATTCTATGATTTCTTTGGGTTCTTGTACCATGAAGTTGAATGCAGCAGCAGAAATGTTGCCTTTAAGTAATCCTAGCTGGAACAATATCCACCCATTTGCTCCGGCAGATCAAACCAAAGGTTATTTAACCATGTTGCACAAATTAGAGCAGCAGTTAAACGTAATTACCGGTTTTGCTGGTACTACGTTACAACCAAACTCTGGTGCACAAGGCGAATACGCTGGTTTAATGGTTATTCGCGCGTATCATGAATCTCGTGGCGAAGGTCACAGAAACATCGCATTAATTCCTGCATCGGCTCACGGAACAAACCCTGCATCGGCTGCAATGGCTGGTATGAAAGTGGTTGTTACCAAAACCACCGCAGAAGGAAATATTGATGTGGAAGATTTAAGAGCAAAAGCAGAATTGCACAAAGACAATTTATCTTGTGTAATGATTACCTACCCTTCTACTCACGGTGTTTATGAATCATCGATTATAGAAATTACAAGTTTGATCCACGAAAACGGCGGGCAAGTTTATATGGATGGTGCCAACATGAACGCACAAGTAGGTTTGACAAATCCTGCACGTATTGGTGCCGATGTTTGTCACTTAAACTTACACAAAACCTTTGCAATTCCTCACGGAGGTGGTGGTCCGGGTGTTGGTCCAATCTGTGTGGCGAAACATTTAGTACCGTTTTTACCAACCAACCCGGTTATTAAAGTAGGTGGTGATAATGCTATTACGGCAATTTCGGCGGCTCCGTTTGGTTCGGCTTTAGTTTGTTTAATTTCTTATGGATACATTTGTATGTTGGGTGCTGATGGGCTGAAAGAATCTACCATGACAGCTATCTTAAACGCGAACTATATGAAAGCACGTTTAAGCGAAGGTTACGAAGTATTGTATTCTGGAGAACGCGGACGTGCAGCGCACGAAATGATTATTGATTGCCGCATGTTTAAAGCAAAAGGTATTGAAGTAACCGATATTGCTAAACGTTTAATGGATTACGGTTTTCACGCACCAACGGTTTCGTTCCCTGTGGCTGGAACGTTGATGATCGAACCAACAGAATCTGAAGATTTAGCAGAGTTAGATCGTTTTTGTGATGCAATGCTATCAATCCGTAAAGAAATTGAAGCAGTAACCGCTGAAGACACCAACAACGTATTGAAAAATGCACCGCATACTTTAGCTATGTTAACTGCCGAAACGTGGGAATTCCCTTATTCTCGTGAAAAAGCAGCTTATCCGTTGGAATATGTAGCAGAAAACAAATTCTGGCCAAGTGTTCGTAGAGTGGATGATGCTTACGGCGACAGAAACCTTGTTTGCTCGTGTGCACCTATTGAAGCTTATATGGAAGCGTAA
- a CDS encoding GIY-YIG nuclease family protein encodes MKGYMYILLCSNGSYYTGSTNNLELRLKQHQNGEGANHTKKYLPVTLVYYEEYQRVEDAFYREKQVQGWNRKKKEALINGDHTLLPELAIAYRDLKSQ; translated from the coding sequence ATGAAAGGGTACATGTACATATTACTTTGTTCAAACGGAAGTTACTACACAGGTAGTACCAACAACTTAGAATTAAGGTTAAAACAGCACCAAAATGGAGAGGGAGCAAATCATACCAAAAAATATTTACCAGTAACATTAGTTTATTACGAAGAATATCAAAGAGTAGAAGACGCATTTTACAGAGAAAAACAAGTACAAGGATGGAATAGAAAAAAGAAAGAAGCGTTAATAAACGGAGACCATACTTTACTGCCAGAATTAGCAATTGCCTACCGTGATTTAAAAAGTCAGTAG